The proteins below are encoded in one region of Candidatus Omnitrophota bacterium:
- a CDS encoding glycosyltransferase yields MFDDRSRKYKNQYVPLDPVDINLYKPFIGEKALDEIKYLAQPLQNKVWANINSTFVGGGVAEMLQSVLPFARGLGIDARWFVIEGSDEFFTVTKKFHNLLQGIDQPISLEEIFHAYLDTIDENTRNVRVVGHMVTVHDPQPAALVMNGNVYGHILWRCHIDTSNASRRIWRFLLPYLNQFEGAIFTAMEFVRENLHIPTYEISPSIDPLRIKNKQRTEKEALKVLADLFNKHNIDPKRPIVAAVSRYDIHKNQKGIIESFRLMKQKIAKGINPILIIMGNSATDDPEGSQVYEDIKEAVGSDKDIYLLLNVENNDEVVGSLMSIANCFVHISTKEGFGLVVTEAMWQGVPVIGSKIGGIPKQVVNGVNGFLTGPHEYAQVARAMQVFLENKKMRDAFGQSARNHVAQNFLLPHMLKKELTLMRYHLEIDNKIPPFRLNKLTYKEISQALYGRTVWPFSTNDLKQRIEAIWEGLEPRDMD; encoded by the coding sequence ATGTTTGACGACAGAAGTAGAAAGTATAAGAATCAGTATGTGCCTTTAGATCCAGTCGATATTAATCTTTACAAGCCATTTATTGGTGAAAAAGCTTTAGATGAGATTAAGTATTTAGCTCAACCGTTACAAAATAAAGTTTGGGCCAATATTAACTCTACTTTTGTTGGTGGCGGCGTAGCTGAAATGCTTCAAAGCGTGCTTCCTTTTGCCCGGGGCTTAGGTATTGATGCTCGTTGGTTTGTTATTGAGGGGAGCGATGAGTTTTTTACGGTAACTAAGAAGTTTCACAATCTCTTACAAGGTATTGATCAGCCAATTAGTCTTGAGGAGATTTTTCACGCTTATCTTGATACGATTGATGAAAATACCCGTAATGTTAGGGTTGTCGGACATATGGTTACCGTGCATGATCCTCAGCCGGCAGCCTTAGTTATGAACGGTAATGTTTATGGGCATATCTTATGGCGTTGTCATATAGATACCTCTAACGCCAGCCGTCGAATTTGGCGCTTTTTACTTCCTTATCTTAATCAGTTCGAGGGAGCAATCTTTACGGCTATGGAGTTTGTTCGTGAAAATCTTCATATTCCTACTTATGAGATTAGTCCTTCCATTGATCCTTTGCGCATTAAGAATAAACAACGTACCGAAAAGGAAGCTTTGAAGGTTCTAGCTGATCTTTTTAATAAGCATAATATTGATCCTAAGCGTCCGATTGTTGCTGCTGTTTCACGTTACGATATTCATAAGAACCAAAAAGGGATTATCGAGTCCTTTAGGTTAATGAAGCAGAAAATAGCTAAAGGAATTAATCCGATTTTAATCATTATGGGTAATAGTGCAACCGATGATCCTGAGGGTAGCCAAGTTTATGAAGATATAAAAGAAGCGGTTGGAAGCGATAAGGATATTTATCTTCTTTTGAATGTTGAGAATAATGATGAGGTTGTTGGTTCGCTTATGTCGATTGCTAATTGCTTTGTTCATATTTCAACCAAGGAAGGTTTTGGTTTAGTGGTGACTGAAGCAATGTGGCAGGGCGTTCCGGTAATTGGTAGCAAAATAGGCGGAATTCCCAAACAGGTTGTAAACGGTGTAAACGGATTTCTAACCGGACCCCATGAATATGCTCAAGTAGCTCGGGCAATGCAGGTTTTTCTAGAAAATAAAAAAATGCGTGATGCCTTTGGTCAAAGCGCTCGCAACCATGTAGCTCAGAATTTTCTTCTTCCGCATATGCTTAAGAAAGAATTGACTTTAATGCGCTATCACTTAGAAATTGATAATAAAATCCCTCCTTTTAGGCTTAACAAATTAACTTACAAAGAGATAAGCCAGGCGCTCTACGGCCGAACGGTTTGGCCTTTTTCAACTAATGATTTAAAGCAGCGAATTGAAGCAATTTGGGAAGGCCTTGAACCGCGGGATATGGATTAA
- a CDS encoding DUF502 domain-containing protein has translation MLKKIFITGLTATIALVITVYVVVGLFYFLDGFLGKPINAFVHDAIGFTIPGLGIVLGVLIIFFLGLAIHLFRMKFFRWLYKWLVDLFFKIPLVSKIYLPVKRIVDFLFFPPRKDFKSAVLVEYPRKGIYSLGFLTNENTVDFKDRGKRKLYNVFIPSSPSPLTGFTIILEEKEVNFLNISVEEALRLVVSGGLLNP, from the coding sequence ATGTTAAAAAAAATATTTATTACCGGTTTAACCGCAACTATTGCTTTAGTTATTACGGTTTATGTTGTCGTCGGTTTGTTTTATTTTCTTGATGGATTCTTAGGTAAGCCGATCAATGCTTTTGTTCATGATGCGATTGGTTTTACGATTCCTGGTTTAGGGATTGTTTTAGGTGTTTTAATTATCTTTTTTTTGGGATTAGCGATTCATCTTTTCCGAATGAAATTTTTTCGTTGGCTTTATAAGTGGCTGGTTGATTTATTTTTTAAGATACCTTTAGTGAGTAAGATTTACCTACCGGTTAAGCGGATAGTTGATTTTTTATTCTTTCCTCCGAGGAAGGATTTTAAAAGTGCGGTTTTAGTTGAATATCCCCGCAAAGGGATTTATTCTTTAGGATTTTTAACTAATGAAAATACGGTAGACTTTAAAGATCGAGGGAAAAGGAAGCTTTATAATGTTTTTATCCCTTCTTCGCCATCACCGCTTACCGGATTTACTATCATTTTAGAAGAGAAAGAAGTAAACTTCTTGAATATCAGCGTAGAGGAAGCTTTGCGTCTAGTTGTCTCAGGGGGGTTGCTTAATCCCTAA
- a CDS encoding YdbH domain-containing protein has protein sequence MRKKIIISLIVIITVLLLAKDHFLKMAIGHYFNKKLEVESSIGQLKLSFDSLIIEDAKLSNKDFFIQLPYFKLSFNLLEIFKVKKLKIATREVSFNANNESLFFEGIFSGNFILRLDRGSIKKFNGELINETGGTIRIEKEDSLKALRGHLDQASYQTLIDGFKNYHYSRGQITMTKKADSLLIDFQFSSTEAGERNLVVDLHDIFR, from the coding sequence ATGCGAAAGAAAATAATCATTAGTTTAATTGTCATCATCACGGTTTTATTGCTCGCTAAGGATCATTTTTTAAAGATGGCCATTGGTCATTATTTTAATAAAAAGCTAGAGGTAGAATCTTCGATTGGTCAGCTGAAGCTTTCTTTTGATAGTTTGATTATCGAGGATGCTAAACTTTCCAATAAGGATTTCTTTATTCAATTACCGTACTTTAAGCTTTCATTTAACTTGTTAGAAATATTTAAAGTTAAAAAATTAAAAATTGCAACCCGAGAGGTTTCATTTAACGCTAATAATGAGAGTTTATTTTTTGAAGGTATTTTTAGTGGCAATTTTATTTTAAGGCTAGATCGAGGATCAATCAAAAAATTTAACGGCGAACTAATTAATGAAACCGGCGGAACGATCAGGATTGAAAAGGAAGACTCACTTAAAGCTCTTCGCGGCCACCTAGACCAAGCCTCTTATCAGACCTTAATTGATGGATTTAAGAACTATCACTATAGTCGTGGTCAGATAACGATGACTAAAAAAGCCGATTCACTTTTAATCGATTTTCAGTTTAGCTCAACTGAGGCTGGTGAAAGGAACCTTGTCGTTGACTTACATGATATTTTTCGTTGA
- the rlmB gene encoding 23S rRNA (guanosine(2251)-2'-O)-methyltransferase RlmB, translating into MSRRPFFLYGKNSVAERLKANPQSIKKIFLKSNFTEPAIEKLIKLRKIPSERIVQHRLDKIKPQALLGGIIAEIADFEYAYLEDLIKKPKDQRPSFIFLDRIFDPQNLGAIIRTAACFGNFSVVIPKHKACEVTETVLHVACGGENYVPIVMVSNLRNGLLQLKDEGYWAVGAAAEGGENITKASLPDPICLVLGSEGSGIRYGLTKHLDKVINIPMQGVALSFNVTAACAILCYEVQRQKALTDKG; encoded by the coding sequence ATGTCTAGAAGACCATTTTTTCTGTACGGTAAAAATTCAGTAGCTGAGCGACTCAAAGCCAATCCCCAAAGTATTAAGAAAATATTCCTAAAAAGTAATTTTACTGAACCGGCGATTGAGAAGCTGATTAAGCTTCGTAAGATTCCTTCCGAGCGTATAGTCCAACACAGATTAGATAAGATTAAGCCGCAGGCTCTTTTAGGGGGAATCATTGCGGAAATTGCCGATTTTGAATATGCCTATCTTGAGGATTTAATAAAAAAACCAAAAGATCAGCGGCCATCATTTATTTTTCTTGATCGAATTTTTGATCCTCAAAACTTAGGGGCAATTATTCGTACCGCAGCCTGTTTCGGTAATTTTTCTGTGGTTATACCAAAACATAAGGCCTGTGAAGTTACTGAAACTGTTTTGCATGTTGCTTGCGGTGGAGAAAACTACGTTCCAATTGTTATGGTTTCTAACCTTAGAAATGGTCTTTTGCAGTTGAAGGATGAGGGCTATTGGGCTGTTGGTGCTGCTGCTGAAGGTGGTGAAAATATTACTAAAGCCAGCTTACCTGATCCGATTTGTTTGGTTCTTGGTTCTGAAGGCAGTGGCATACGCTATGGTCTTACCAAGCACCTTGATAAGGTTATAAATATCCCAATGCAGGGAGTGGCTTTATCTTTTAACGTAACTGCTGCTTGTGCAATTCTTTGCTATGAGGTTCAACGACAGAAAGCGCTTACGGATAAGGGGTAA
- a CDS encoding alpha/beta hydrolase encodes MIVKFFFYIFVGLGVLFLYIKYIEKKSIFFPDKNIDLTPERFGLSFEDLYFLTSDKVRLNAWFIPHPEAAKTIILFHGNAGNNSNRLEKIALLRKLKINIFMVDYRGYGNSQGIPKEKGIYLDAQAAYGYLVNQRKINPEDIVLYGESLGGVVAVDLASTKKVAGIILEGTFSSGRDIGQIIYPFLPKTILPNIFNSLSKISKVKAEKLFIHSKDDLIVPLELGRKLYQAASGPKKFITVSGTHNSVFIDSEKEYLRALSDFIRGLDE; translated from the coding sequence GTGATTGTTAAGTTTTTTTTCTATATCTTTGTCGGTTTAGGGGTGCTTTTTCTCTATATTAAATACATTGAGAAAAAAAGTATCTTTTTCCCCGATAAAAATATTGATTTAACTCCCGAGCGGTTCGGGCTCAGTTTTGAAGATCTCTATTTTTTAACCAGCGATAAGGTAAGACTAAACGCTTGGTTTATACCGCATCCAGAAGCTGCAAAAACAATAATACTTTTCCACGGTAATGCCGGCAATAACTCTAATCGCTTAGAGAAGATTGCGCTTCTGCGCAAGCTAAAGATAAATATTTTTATGGTTGATTATCGTGGTTACGGAAATAGTCAAGGTATTCCTAAAGAGAAAGGAATCTATCTTGACGCCCAGGCTGCTTATGGTTATTTAGTTAACCAGCGTAAAATTAATCCTGAAGATATTGTGCTTTACGGTGAGTCTCTAGGCGGGGTAGTAGCGGTTGATTTAGCTTCCACCAAGAAAGTGGCCGGAATCATTCTCGAGGGAACATTTTCTAGCGGCCGGGATATCGGTCAGATAATTTATCCTTTTTTACCTAAGACAATATTGCCTAATATTTTTAACTCTTTGAGCAAAATATCGAAAGTTAAAGCTGAGAAACTTTTTATTCACTCTAAGGATGATCTAATAGTTCCCTTGGAATTAGGAAGGAAGCTTTATCAGGCAGCTTCTGGACCTAAAAAATTCATTACTGTGTCTGGCACCCATAATAGTGTTTTTATTGATTCGGAAAAAGAATACCTTAGAGCTTTAAGTGATTTTATTAGGGGGTTGGATGAATAA
- a CDS encoding PilZ domain-containing protein: MQWDGINRRRFVRVQYPFTVHIYVPGEPPISSYTEDISTGGIKVTIKQVIAKSTLVDLEIYLKSDPVLCKGVVSWARERKSKFLEDTIIHDLGIEFSEVKTGDKRSIKKQVDDLAKAKKEDNQATE; encoded by the coding sequence ATGCAATGGGACGGAATTAATCGCAGACGGTTTGTTAGGGTGCAGTATCCTTTTACTGTGCATATCTATGTGCCTGGCGAACCACCGATTTCTAGCTACACCGAAGATATCAGTACCGGCGGGATAAAGGTTACCATCAAACAGGTAATTGCTAAATCAACTTTGGTTGATTTGGAAATTTACTTGAAGAGTGATCCGGTTCTTTGTAAAGGGGTGGTTTCTTGGGCGAGAGAACGTAAGAGTAAGTTTCTTGAAGATACGATCATCCATGATTTAGGGATCGAGTTTTCTGAAGTTAAAACTGGAGATAAAAGGTCGATTAAGAAACAGGTTGATGATTTGGCTAAGGCTAAGAAGGAAGATAACCAGGCAACTGAATAG
- a CDS encoding HAD family hydrolase translates to MIKKSLFIFDVDGTLVDSYCAIARSLNLTRGEFGLSSVSITKIKRSVGGGDEIFINKFFSKNKAQKALRIFRKHHKTDLVKFAQLMPDTKRVLSQLRKNKKQLAVASNRPYRFTRILLDQLKIAKYFDGVWCADQVKALKPNPKILNTVLEKFSRKAKEAVYIGDMDIDLETAKRAKIDAVFVRGGSSTLSQVKGYRKKKVISGLKKILELYN, encoded by the coding sequence ATGATCAAAAAGAGTCTTTTTATCTTCGATGTTGACGGAACTTTGGTTGATTCTTATTGCGCTATTGCCAGAAGTTTGAATCTTACCCGGGGAGAGTTCGGGCTGTCTTCAGTCAGTATAACTAAAATTAAAAGAAGTGTTGGTGGGGGAGATGAGATTTTCATCAATAAGTTTTTTTCAAAAAATAAAGCCCAAAAAGCGTTAAGGATTTTTCGAAAACATCATAAAACAGATTTAGTTAAATTTGCCCAATTGATGCCTGACACCAAAAGAGTACTTTCTCAGTTAAGAAAAAATAAAAAGCAGCTTGCGGTAGCTTCAAATCGTCCTTATCGTTTTACTCGGATTTTGCTTGATCAACTTAAAATTGCTAAATATTTTGACGGGGTCTGGTGCGCTGATCAAGTAAAGGCGCTTAAACCGAACCCGAAAATATTAAATACGGTTTTGGAAAAATTTTCTCGTAAAGCAAAAGAAGCAGTTTATATCGGTGATATGGATATTGATCTAGAAACAGCCAAGAGAGCTAAAATTGATGCTGTTTTTGTTCGTGGCGGTTCAAGTACTTTAAGTCAAGTAAAGGGCTATCGGAAAAAGAAGGTTATCTCGGGACTAAAGAAAATCTTAGAGCTTTATAATTAA
- a CDS encoding response regulator: MLKKTVKILVIDDEEDFSFFLKKNLARLDYKVLVASNGRKGLQLARRHKPDLILLDVMMPGIDGFEVLKSLKTGKETLSIPVIMLTGRDDQEAKQLAASLYNEDYIVKPANVEELRLRIEKVLDQRRGQED, from the coding sequence ATGCTTAAGAAAACCGTTAAAATTCTTGTAATTGATGACGAAGAGGATTTTAGTTTTTTTCTAAAAAAGAACTTAGCTCGTCTTGATTATAAAGTTTTAGTGGCTTCGAATGGAAGAAAAGGCTTGCAGTTAGCCAGGCGTCATAAGCCAGACCTAATTTTGCTTGATGTAATGATGCCGGGAATCGATGGCTTTGAAGTTTTAAAAAGCCTAAAAACTGGCAAGGAAACTTTATCCATCCCAGTGATTATGCTTACTGGAAGAGATGATCAAGAGGCTAAACAACTAGCAGCTAGCTTATATAATGAGGATTATATTGTTAAGCCTGCAAATGTTGAAGAACTGCGTCTGCGGATAGAGAAGGTGTTAGACCAACGCAGGGGGCAAGAGGATTAA
- a CDS encoding PilZ domain-containing protein, whose translation MGNDINEKRKYLRLDTVNIVKVTLDRKLIKKPSEFVSAFTKNISVEGVCFLSDKFFEKGKRLRIDMSLPGDPKPLRLRGKVCWSRLVKDKNKTNKVFEVGVELFTVGESDSTRFMGYVCRHMTSRLGRYLHL comes from the coding sequence ATGGGAAACGATATTAATGAAAAACGTAAATATCTACGGTTGGATACGGTTAATATCGTTAAAGTTACTCTTGATCGTAAGCTAATCAAGAAACCTTCGGAATTTGTTTCAGCCTTTACTAAAAATATCAGCGTTGAAGGCGTGTGTTTTTTGTCCGATAAGTTTTTCGAAAAGGGTAAACGCTTGCGTATTGATATGAGCCTTCCTGGAGATCCAAAACCTTTGCGCTTGAGAGGCAAAGTTTGCTGGAGCCGCTTGGTCAAAGATAAAAATAAAACTAATAAAGTTTTTGAAGTAGGGGTTGAACTCTTTACTGTTGGCGAGAGCGATTCAACTAGGTTTATGGGTTATGTTTGTCGCCATATGACCAGTCGTCTTGGTCGATATCTACATCTTTAA